The Methanomicrobiales archaeon HGW-Methanomicrobiales-1 genome includes a region encoding these proteins:
- a CDS encoding 4Fe-4S ferredoxin: protein MKRKIISIDETKCTGCGQCIPDCPEGALQLIEGKARLVSDLFCDGLGACIGTCPEGAISVIEREAVPYDERAVMATIVQQGGPVIKAHLEHLLGHGQKPLYNTAIEYLIENTIPIPEHDNSAYLRSARPGQPAVPPQPAAGHPAGSCPSGPDPKHPFAGCPGSAARSIPRGSERGMPRQPTGDSTFSELRQWPIQLTLLNPTAPYFDNADLLISADCVPFANAAFHAELLHGRILIIFCPKLDADIEGYIEKLAEIFTRHTIQSITIARMEVPCCGGVRHIVDKALEKAGKQIPVVEKTITIQGEAI, encoded by the coding sequence ATGAAACGAAAGATCATCAGCATTGATGAAACAAAATGCACGGGGTGCGGCCAGTGCATCCCCGACTGCCCCGAAGGAGCCCTCCAGCTCATTGAGGGGAAGGCCCGGCTGGTCAGCGACCTTTTCTGCGACGGGCTTGGCGCCTGTATCGGCACCTGCCCGGAAGGGGCGATCAGTGTTATCGAACGGGAAGCCGTGCCATACGATGAGCGGGCGGTGATGGCAACTATAGTCCAACAGGGAGGGCCCGTCATCAAAGCGCATCTCGAACACCTGCTCGGCCACGGGCAGAAACCACTCTACAATACCGCAATCGAGTACCTCATCGAGAACACCATCCCCATTCCCGAGCACGATAATTCTGCTTATCTCCGGTCTGCCAGACCCGGACAACCTGCAGTCCCCCCGCAGCCCGCTGCCGGGCACCCGGCCGGCTCCTGTCCCTCCGGGCCGGACCCGAAACATCCCTTTGCCGGATGCCCGGGGTCTGCCGCCCGCAGCATCCCCCGCGGGAGCGAGAGAGGAATGCCACGCCAGCCTACGGGGGATTCAACATTCTCTGAGCTCCGCCAGTGGCCGATCCAGCTCACGCTCCTCAATCCCACAGCCCCGTATTTCGATAACGCGGACCTGCTCATCTCGGCTGACTGCGTACCCTTCGCAAACGCGGCTTTCCACGCGGAGCTGCTCCACGGCCGGATCCTGATCATCTTCTGCCCGAAACTGGATGCGGATATCGAAGGATACATCGAAAAACTGGCTGAAATCTTCACCCGCCACACGATACAGTCCATCACGATCGCCCGCATGGAAGTGCCCTGCTGCGGGGGCGTCCGGCACATAGTGGACAAGGCGCTTGAAAAAGCGGGTAAACAGATCCCGGTTGTGGAGAAGACAATCACGATCCAGGGAGAGGCGATATAG
- the rnhC gene encoding ribonuclease HIII has product MTNEQLTAYYQSIKSILLTNNFTIESCKPINFGLQFSISREDKSGIIRLYQRKNGKFTLDYSPLKDPELLHSVKQLLEKIHAPASSPEKIPVPPGTSGSAYDVGYPVIGTDESGKGDYFGPLVCAAVCVDETTAGELRAAGVRDSKTCSDREIKELAEKIKQLCAGKFEIIEISPEKYNRLYEQMRTEGKNLNTLLAWGHAKAIEELLQKVDCGTALADQFADKRFILGKLQQKGRTIRLIQMHRAEQNIAVAAASILARARFIEKIASLSKKYSMTFPLGASAAVIQAGKQFMEKNGLPGLPLVAKMHFRTTEEVLGKEH; this is encoded by the coding sequence ATGACCAATGAACAACTCACCGCATACTACCAATCAATCAAGAGCATCCTCCTCACCAATAATTTCACCATCGAGTCCTGCAAACCCATAAATTTTGGCCTTCAGTTCAGCATCTCCCGTGAGGATAAGAGCGGCATTATCCGGCTGTACCAGCGCAAGAATGGAAAATTCACGCTCGATTATTCCCCGCTGAAAGATCCGGAACTCCTGCACAGCGTGAAACAATTGCTGGAGAAGATTCACGCGCCCGCCAGTTCTCCGGAAAAAATCCCGGTTCCACCCGGTACATCCGGCTCTGCCTATGATGTCGGGTATCCCGTCATCGGCACCGATGAATCGGGCAAGGGGGATTACTTCGGCCCCCTCGTCTGCGCAGCGGTCTGCGTGGATGAAACGACTGCGGGGGAACTGCGAGCAGCGGGCGTCCGGGACAGCAAGACCTGCAGTGACCGGGAGATTAAGGAACTCGCGGAAAAGATTAAGCAACTCTGCGCCGGGAAATTCGAGATCATCGAGATCTCACCGGAGAAATACAACCGGCTCTACGAGCAGATGAGAACTGAAGGAAAAAATCTGAACACGCTGCTCGCGTGGGGGCATGCGAAGGCCATCGAGGAACTGCTGCAAAAAGTTGACTGCGGAACAGCACTCGCCGACCAGTTCGCAGACAAACGCTTCATCCTCGGAAAACTCCAGCAGAAGGGCCGGACCATCCGGCTGATCCAGATGCACCGGGCAGAGCAGAACATCGCGGTCGCGGCTGCATCGATCCTGGCCCGGGCACGATTCATCGAGAAGATTGCGTCACTGTCAAAGAAGTACTCGATGACGTTTCCGCTCGGGGCATCGGCTGCGGTCATCCAGGCCGGGAAACAATTCATGGAAAAGAACGGTCTTCCGGGTTTACCGCTTGTTGCAAAGATGCACTTCCGGACAACAGAAGAAGTATTAGGAAAAGAGCATTGA
- a CDS encoding potassium transporter Kup: MTIAGSKIIKSLGLVFGDIGTSPIYTLGAILLFILPTVKNVLGLLSLIIWSLFFVITVQYAWLAMHLGVKGEGGTIVLKGLLISYLKKNSRMVSLVSLLTIVGVALFMGDGVITPAISILSAVEGIQLIPGFQGIGSSFILLIAIVIACGLFIIQKRGTERIAWAFGPIMLIWFLTLTITGILSILSAPEVLFAVSPQYAVSFLWENGFISFFVLSAVVLCVTGGEALYADMGHLGKEPIISAWYLVFPALVISYLGQGAFVLTNPEVHSVLFNMIKHESVIFYVPFLVLSIAATVIASQAMISGMFSIVYQGMTTHLLPKLRIDFTSPDLRSQIYIDTVNWLLLFAVIIVMVDFGTSENLASAYGLAVTGTMTISAILMTLIFIQRHDRLKTLIALFLIGVDGVFLFSAFLKFPSGAYWSVFIAAIPLLIILIFIKGQERLHAVLQPVELATFLPQFQKKYASLKKVEGTAVFFTRDPLNISSYIFRTIIKDEIIFEDNILVSIKISEAPFGITTEFDQDLVPGLHSFHVTTGYMEVINLEKILREHEIDERVIFYGIENIISRQAIWIMYGAIKRLTPDFVQFYSLPSDKIHGVITRIEM; this comes from the coding sequence ATGACAATTGCCGGATCCAAGATCATCAAATCCCTTGGGCTTGTTTTTGGCGATATCGGCACCAGTCCCATCTATACCTTGGGAGCCATCCTCCTCTTCATTCTCCCTACGGTAAAAAATGTACTCGGTCTCCTCTCGCTAATCATCTGGTCACTTTTTTTTGTCATTACCGTCCAGTACGCCTGGCTTGCGATGCACCTCGGTGTCAAAGGCGAAGGCGGGACTATCGTTTTAAAAGGCCTTCTCATCTCCTACTTAAAGAAGAACAGCCGTATGGTCTCTTTGGTCTCCCTGCTTACCATCGTTGGTGTTGCCCTTTTCATGGGAGACGGGGTCATCACCCCGGCCATCAGCATCCTCTCGGCAGTCGAGGGTATCCAGCTGATCCCGGGTTTTCAGGGAATCGGGAGCAGTTTTATTCTCCTGATTGCCATTGTGATTGCCTGCGGGCTTTTTATTATTCAGAAACGGGGAACTGAGCGGATTGCATGGGCGTTTGGCCCCATCATGCTCATCTGGTTTTTGACCCTCACGATCACCGGAATCCTGTCGATTCTTTCAGCACCGGAAGTCCTGTTTGCGGTCAGTCCCCAGTACGCGGTCTCCTTTCTTTGGGAAAACGGCTTCATCTCATTTTTTGTGCTCTCTGCTGTAGTTCTCTGCGTGACCGGGGGTGAAGCCCTCTATGCGGATATGGGGCATCTGGGCAAGGAACCGATCATCAGTGCATGGTATCTTGTTTTTCCCGCACTGGTGATCAGTTATCTCGGCCAGGGGGCATTTGTGCTCACCAATCCTGAGGTGCACTCCGTGCTCTTCAACATGATCAAACACGAGTCGGTGATTTTTTACGTGCCTTTCCTGGTCCTGAGTATCGCTGCAACGGTCATCGCATCGCAGGCAATGATCAGCGGAATGTTCTCAATTGTCTACCAGGGGATGACAACCCACCTCCTGCCCAAGTTGCGAATTGATTTCACCTCCCCCGATCTCCGATCCCAGATTTATATAGATACGGTGAACTGGCTGCTGCTCTTTGCTGTTATCATCGTGATGGTGGATTTCGGCACTTCAGAAAATCTCGCTTCTGCCTATGGGCTCGCAGTCACCGGCACCATGACAATCTCTGCAATCCTGATGACGCTCATCTTTATCCAGCGGCATGACCGGCTGAAAACTCTTATTGCGCTATTTTTAATCGGGGTAGACGGGGTATTTTTGTTTTCCGCCTTCCTGAAATTTCCCAGTGGGGCGTACTGGTCAGTGTTTATTGCTGCTATCCCCCTGCTTATCATCCTGATCTTCATCAAGGGACAGGAACGTCTTCATGCGGTACTACAACCGGTGGAACTTGCGACATTTCTCCCCCAGTTCCAGAAAAAATATGCTTCCCTTAAGAAAGTTGAAGGTACAGCGGTATTTTTCACCCGGGATCCCCTCAATATTTCGTCCTATATTTTCCGGACTATCATCAAGGATGAGATCATTTTTGAGGATAATATCTTAGTATCGATCAAAATTTCTGAGGCTCCTTTTGGTATAACAACCGAATTTGATCAGGATCTCGTACCGGGTCTGCACTCATTCCATGTAACGACCGGCTATATGGAAGTCATCAACCTTGAGAAGATCCTGCGGGAACACGAGATCGATGAAAGAGTGATCTTCTATGGAATCGAAAATATCATCAGCCGGCAGGCAATCTGGATAATGTATGGGGCGATCAAACGGCTTACCCCGGACTTTGTCCAGTTTTATTCCCTGCCATCAGATAAGATCCACGGGGTAATCACCCGGATAGAGATGTGA
- a CDS encoding SAM-dependent methyltransferase, which produces MTGYFDTKAVVWDKDPGRVQMAGTIADAMINELHPDGTELVMDYGTGTGNIALRIAPRVNRIIAVDSAKGMLEVLKEKLTADGITTIEPREWSIGQDIAGLPAFDAIVSSMTLHHVRDTAAAARTFYELLQPGGRIAIADLDPDMGEFHEASGIAEHDGIDRKNLQQVFEAAGFDSVRFSDAATIHKISSRTGKPRNFTIFLMTAQRR; this is translated from the coding sequence ATGACCGGATATTTTGATACAAAGGCCGTGGTCTGGGACAAGGATCCCGGGCGGGTGCAGATGGCAGGAACAATTGCCGATGCCATGATCAACGAACTACACCCTGATGGGACTGAGCTGGTGATGGATTATGGTACCGGCACCGGAAATATTGCGCTGCGGATCGCACCCCGGGTAAACAGGATCATCGCGGTTGATTCGGCAAAAGGCATGCTGGAGGTGCTCAAAGAAAAACTTACGGCCGATGGCATCACTACGATCGAACCGCGGGAATGGAGCATCGGCCAGGATATTGCCGGGCTTCCGGCGTTTGATGCGATCGTGAGTTCGATGACCCTTCACCATGTCAGGGATACTGCTGCTGCGGCCCGGACATTTTACGAACTCCTGCAACCCGGCGGGAGAATTGCGATTGCCGATCTCGATCCCGATATGGGGGAGTTCCACGAAGCATCCGGCATTGCGGAGCACGATGGCATTGACCGGAAGAACCTGCAGCAGGTTTTCGAAGCGGCCGGGTTTGATTCCGTCCGGTTCAGCGATGCCGCCACGATTCATAAGATCTCCTCCCGCACGGGCAAACCCCGGAATTTCACCATCTTCCTGATGACTGCACAGCGGCGATAA
- a CDS encoding class I SAM-dependent methyltransferase produces MEQIKRAFDATASRYDGQRKWIIPEMDDYYSAAVWAAECKNPCPAILDIGAGTGLLSALMTRKFPDAQLTLVDLSESMLSIAQERFADRKNVRYITGDYSSVDFAGRYDLICSALSIHHLGHEDKYRLYRKIYNALNPGGMFVNADQVLGETAAINRRYMNYWDEFLVPCPLSTEDKKQMLYRRDTFDKNEKLSVQLGWMADCGFSEIDLIYKNRLFVVFTGRKD; encoded by the coding sequence ATGGAGCAGATCAAGCGAGCTTTTGACGCGACCGCATCCCGGTATGATGGGCAACGAAAATGGATTATTCCCGAGATGGACGACTATTACAGCGCAGCAGTCTGGGCTGCGGAATGTAAAAACCCGTGCCCGGCTATTCTTGACATCGGCGCAGGTACCGGCCTTCTGTCAGCGCTCATGACCCGGAAATTCCCGGACGCTCAACTCACGCTGGTCGACCTTTCTGAATCCATGCTCAGCATCGCTCAGGAGCGGTTCGCTGATCGTAAGAATGTCAGGTATATTACCGGCGATTATAGCAGCGTGGACTTTGCCGGCCGCTATGACCTGATCTGTTCAGCACTCTCCATTCACCATCTCGGGCATGAGGACAAATACCGGTTGTACCGGAAAATCTACAATGCGCTGAATCCCGGAGGCATGTTCGTAAACGCCGACCAGGTACTGGGCGAGACTGCGGCCATCAACCGGCGCTACATGAATTACTGGGACGAATTTCTGGTGCCGTGCCCGCTTTCAACTGAAGATAAGAAGCAGATGTTGTACCGGCGGGATACTTTCGACAAGAACGAGAAACTCTCGGTGCAGCTCGGTTGGATGGCGGACTGCGGGTTTAGCGAGATCGATTTAATATACAAAAACCGGCTGTTCGTTGTTTTTACGGGAAGAAAGGACTAA
- a CDS encoding cytidine deaminase codes for MRTNRHEYFLDLALRCAHQGTCLRRNFGAIIVDEYNTIVSTGYTGAPRKQMDCTELNRCWRKDHNIPSGSNYERCRSVHAEMNAMLQAGKLARGCTLYLAGFDVETEALTQIWPCFLCSKMIVNSGIAKVIMRTSDKEHREMDPMVLYQMRSRESLGEDGK; via the coding sequence ATGCGAACCAACCGTCACGAGTATTTCCTCGACCTTGCCCTGCGGTGCGCCCACCAGGGAACCTGCCTTCGCCGGAACTTTGGCGCGATCATCGTGGATGAATACAATACCATCGTCTCGACCGGCTACACGGGAGCCCCCCGCAAACAGATGGACTGCACGGAGCTCAACCGCTGCTGGAGAAAGGATCACAACATCCCGTCCGGCTCCAACTATGAGCGATGCCGGAGCGTGCACGCCGAGATGAACGCAATGCTCCAGGCCGGAAAACTGGCCCGGGGATGCACACTCTACCTTGCCGGATTCGATGTCGAGACCGAAGCGCTTACCCAGATCTGGCCATGTTTCCTCTGCTCGAAGATGATCGTGAATTCCGGGATCGCCAAAGTGATCATGCGGACCAGCGATAAGGAACACCGCGAGATGGACCCGATGGTGCTCTACCAGATGCGGAGCCGGGAATCGTTAGGCGAGGATGGGAAATAA